The following are encoded together in the Lathyrus oleraceus cultivar Zhongwan6 chromosome 3, CAAS_Psat_ZW6_1.0, whole genome shotgun sequence genome:
- the LOC127130868 gene encoding beta-glucosidase 13 translates to MEILSALRIYKTIITILSLVLIFNIPSQAYGYLFHRHMTTKYDLSISQIGEGNTYNPYASILKFLNSSKFPNRESFPHGFLFGTGSSAVQIEGGSHEGGRGLGIWDDIVEQNKDADKFSSKIQHYKRYKEDVQHLKKLGVNSYRMSISWSRILPNGTLEGGINQEGVNFYNNLINELLKNGIEPFVGIMHFDYPLALKEKHGGFLNRSIVKYYKDYSKLLFKTYGDRVKHWTTINEAEFTAIVQYMFNIDNLSTDQACTSTKICTQVYTLLHNFLLAHATTSKLYTTKFQAIQGGEIGLALSSGRYVPYSSNPEDVVAAQRLMDFYWGWVLDPVFHGDYPKIMKELVGNRLPEFTKKEKRMLKGSTNFIGINYYTSHFARHEPNITKIMADNYDALAVSEASDAEGKILGFKDQYGWNNVYPEGLYNFLIYIKEKYKNPKVYITENGIASSKISNPLKDEHRIAYVAAHLNATKTAINDGVNVQGYFLWAAFDTFEFQAGYSGNWGLYHIDFNDSLKRIPTNTAKWYKEYLTCDLRH, encoded by the exons ATGGAGATTTTGTCAGCTTTGAGAATTTATAAAACTATTATTACAATCTTGTCTCTTGTTTTGATATTCAACattccttctcaagcatatgggt ATCTATTTCACAGGCATATGACAACCAAATATGACTTATCTATTTCACAG ATTGGAGAAGGAAATACATATAATCCATATGCCTCTATTTTAAAATTTCTAAATTCTTCAAAATTTCCAAATCGAGAATCATTTCCGCATGGATTTTTGTTTGGTACGGGATCTTCTGCCGTTCAG ATTGAAGGAGGGTCTCATGAAGGAGGAAGAGGACTTGGAATCTGGGATGATATAGTTGAACAAAACAAAG ATGCTGATaaattttcatcaaaaattcaaCATTATAAACGATATAAG GAGGACGTGCAACATTTAAAGAAGCTTGGAGTAAATTCTTATCGAATGTCCATCTCTTGGAGTAGAATATTGCCAA ATGGAACTTTGGAAGGAGGTATAAACCAAGAAGGTGTCAACTTCTACAACAACTTGATTAATGAATTACTCAAAAATG GTATTGAACCTTTTGTGGGTATCATGCACTTTGACTACCCGTTAGCTCTTAAAGAAAAACATGGTGGCTTCTTAAATCGTTCCATTGT AAAATATTACAAGGATTATAGTAAGCTCTTATTCAAAACATATGGAGATCGAGTAAAACATTGGACTACAATCAATGAGGCAGAATTCACTGCTATAGTTCAATACATGTTCAATATTGATAATTTATCTACTGATCAAGCGTGCACAAGTACTAAAATATGTACACAAGTATATACTCTACTTCATAACTTTCTTCTTGCCCATGCTACAACATCAAAGTTATACACAACAAAATTTCAA GCAATACAAGGGGGAGAAATTGGACTTGCTCTTTCATCAGGAAGGTATGTTCCCTACAGTTCTAACCCAGAAGATGTGGTTGCTGCTCAAAGACTAATGGATTTCTATTGGGGATG GGTTTTAGATCCCGTGTTCCATGGAGATTATCCAAAAATAATGAAAGAGTTGGTGGGGAATAGGCTACCAGAATTTACTAAAAAGGAGAAACGTATGTTAAAAGGAAGCACAAATTTTATAGGGATAAATTATTATACTTCTCACTTTGCTAGACACGAACCAAATATAACCAAGATTATGGCGGACAATTATGATGCTTTAGCAGTTTCAGAAG CTTCTGATGCAGAAGGAAAAATCCTTGGTTTCAAG GATCAATATGGTTGGAACAATGTTTATCCCGAAGGATTATATAATTTCTTAATCTATATTAAGGAAAAGTACAAAAATCCTAAAGTCTACATCACTGAAAATG GTATTGCTTCTTCAAAAATCTCAAATCCATTAAAGGACGAACACCGAATTGCTTATGTTGCCGCACATTTAAATGCTACTAAGACGGCAATAAA TGATGGCGTAAACGTTCAAGGTTACTTTTTATGGGCAGCATTTGATACATTTGAATTTCAAGCGGGTTATTCTGGAAATTGGGGTCTTTATCATATTGACTTTAATGATAGTCTCAAGCGTATACCGACTAATACAGCAAAATGGTACAAAGAATATCTTACATGTGATTTGAGACACTAA
- the LOC127130869 gene encoding beta-glucosidase 13, with protein sequence MEILSALRIYKTIITILSLVLIFNIPSQAYGYLFHRHMTTKYDLSISQIGEGNTYNPYASILKFLNSSKFPNRESFPHGFLFGTGSSAVQIEGGSHEGGRGLGIWDDIVEQNKGRYLDADKFSSKIEHYKRYKEDVQHLKKLGVNSYRMSISWSRILPNGTLEGGINQEGVNFYNNLINELLKNGIEPFVGIMHFDYPLALKEKHGGFLNRSIVKYYKDYSKLLFKTYGDRVKHWTTINEAEFTAIVQYMFNIDNLSTDQACTSTKICTQVYTLLHNFLLAHATTSKLYTTKFQAIQGGEIGLALSSGRYVPYSSNPEDVVAAQRLMDFYWGWVLDPVFHGDYPKIMKELVGNRLPEFTKKEKRMLKGSTNFIGINYYTSHFARHEPNITKIMADNYDALAVSEASDAEGKILGFKDQYGWNNVYPEGLYNFLIYIKEKYKNPKVYITENGIASSKISNPLKDEHRIAYVAAHLNATKTAINDGVNVQGYFLWAAFDTFEFQAGYSGNWGLYHIDFNDSLKRIPTNTAKWYKEYLTRDLRH encoded by the exons ATGGAGATTTTGTCAGCTTTGAGAATTTATAAAACTATTATTACAATCTTGTCTCTTGTTTTGATATTCAACattccttctcaagcatatgggt ATCTATTTCACAGGCATATGACAACCAAATATGACTTATCTATTTCACAG ATTGGAGAAGGAAATACATATAATCCATATGCCTCTATTTTAAAATTTCTAAATTCTTCAAAATTTCCAAATCGAGAATCATTTCCGCATGGATTTTTGTTTGGTACGGGATCTTCTGCCGTTCAG ATTGAAGGAGGGTCTCATGAAGGAGGAAGAGGACTTGGAATCTGGGATGATATAGTTGAACAAAACAAAG GTCGATATTTAGATGCTGATaaattttcatcaaaaattgaACATTATAAACGATATAAG GAGGACGTGCAACATTTAAAGAAGCTTGGAGTAAATTCTTATCGAATGTCCATCTCTTGGAGTAGAATATTGCCAA ATGGAACTTTGGAAGGAGGTATAAACCAAGAAGGTGTCAACTTCTACAACAACTTGATTAATGAATTACTCAAAAATG GTATTGAACCTTTTGTGGGTATCATGCACTTTGACTACCCGTTAGCTCTTAAAGAAAAACATGGTGGCTTCTTAAATCGTTCCATTGT AAAATATTACAAGGATTATAGTAAGCTCTTATTCAAAACATATGGAGATCGAGTAAAACATTGGACTACAATCAATGAGGCAGAATTCACTGCTATAGTTCAATACATGTTCAATATTGATAATTTATCTACTGATCAAGCGTGCACAAGTACTAAAATATGTACACAAGTATATACTCTACTTCATAACTTTCTTCTTGCCCATGCTACAACATCAAAGTTATACACAACAAAATTTCAA GCAATACAAGGGGGAGAAATTGGACTTGCTCTTTCATCAGGAAGGTATGTTCCCTACAGTTCTAACCCAGAAGATGTGGTTGCTGCTCAAAGACTAATGGATTTCTATTGGGGATG GGTTTTAGATCCCGTGTTCCATGGAGATTATCCAAAAATAATGAAAGAGTTGGTGGGGAATAGGCTACCAGAATTTACTAAAAAGGAGAAACGTATGTTAAAAGGAAGCACAAATTTTATAGGGATAAATTATTATACTTCTCACTTTGCTAGACACGAACCAAATATAACCAAGATTATGGCGGACAATTATGATGCTTTAGCAGTTTCAGAAG CTTCTGATGCAGAAGGAAAAATCCTTGGTTTCAAG GATCAATATGGTTGGAACAATGTTTATCCCGAAGGATTATATAATTTCTTAATCTATATTAAGGAAAAGTACAAAAATCCTAAAGTCTACATCACTGAAAATG GTATTGCTTCTTCAAAAATCTCAAATCCATTAAAGGACGAACACCGAATTGCTTATGTTGCCGCACATTTAAATGCTACTAAGACGGCAATAAA TGATGGCGTAAACGTTCAAGGTTACTTTTTATGGGCAGCATTTGATACATTTGAATTTCAAGCGGGTTATTCTGGAAATTGGGGTCTTTATCATATTGACTTTAATGATAGTCTCAAGCGTATACCGACTAATACAGCAAAATGGTACAAAGAATATCTTACACGTGATTTGAGACACTAA